Proteins from a genomic interval of Triplophysa dalaica isolate WHDGS20190420 chromosome 21, ASM1584641v1, whole genome shotgun sequence:
- the cdc6 gene encoding cell division control protein 6 homolog isoform X1, translated as MPSTRSQSQPTLQFPRRKSSRLGSRPKVSSENTVDIQATPLSPIKTNVLDSRSIPLSPRSSVLKNTSLSERLPLSPRKRTGDENGCNLPTSMLGSPPKQSRPALCSPRKLSFNENTPVISSPQRPVPSSPKIPLSPVSRPSPKRPQESARFNLLPQTEGKTPVARLFSTKNSGYQSVKQALHTAVPERLLSRETERAAIVSFLKNHVVEAKPSSLYISGAPGTGKTACLNCVLQERKTLLKGIQTVVINCMNLRSSHAIFPLLGEKLGISKGHSEARLAKFLTGPGPTVLLVLDEMDQLDSKSQEVLYTIFEWPYLPKSRLCLIGIANALDLTDRILPRLQAKPHCRPKLLNFPPYSHEELNAIVQDRIAQVSGEGLLDAAAVQFCARKVSAVSGDARKVLDICRRAVEIVEASDRSKAASEASTSPKAVSRVSVPQVAQVLSEVYGDRMASRSGEDGESFPLQQKLLVCCLLLVIRNGKSKDVQLGKLCEVYSKLCKQRQVGGAGQTECLSLCSLLESRGIFTLKKAKEARMTKISLRIEERDVENALKDRTLLGSILAAGLP; from the exons ATGCCCAGCACCCGCTCACAGAGTCAGCCCACCCTACAGTTCCCCAGGCGGAAGTCGTCCAGATTGGGTTCTCGACCTAAAGTCTCCTCTGAGAACACTGTGGATATACAGGCAACCCCACTGTCTCCAATAAAGACAAATGTGCTGGATTCACGAAGCATCCCCCTTTCTCCTAGGAGCTCGGTGTTGAAAAACACCTCTCTGTCTGAACGGCTTCCTTTGAGTCCTCGCAAGCGCACGg GTGATGAGAATGGATGTAACCTCCCGACCTCTATGCTTGGCTCACCTCCCAAGCAGAGTCGTCCTGCTTTATGCTCTCCCCGTAAACTTTCCTTCAACGAGAACACGCCGGTCATCTCCTCCCCTCAACGTCCCGTCCCGTCCTCACCAAAAATCCCCCTATCTCCTGTTTCCCGTCCATCGCCGAAAAGGCCACAAGAGTCTGCTCGTTTCAATCTACTCCCCCAGACCGAAGGAAAGACCCCTGTTGCTCGGCTCTTCTCTACGAAAA ACTCGGGGTATCAAAGTGTAAAGCAGGCTCTGCACACCGCAGTACCAGAGCGTCTGCTCTCCCGTGAGACGGAGAGAGCCGCCATTGTGTCTTTTCTGAAGAACCACGTGGTGGAAGCAAAACCTTCAAGTCTTTACATCTCTGGGGCTCCTGGCACGGGCAAGACGGCCTGTTTGAACTGTGTCCTCCAAGAGCGGAAG ACTCTGTTGAAAGGAATTCAGACGGTGGTCATCAACTGCATGAATCTGCGAAGCTCTCATGCAATCTTCCCATTGCTGGGTGAAAAACTGGGGATCTCCAAGGGTCACAGTGAAGCTCGGCTAGCGAAATTTCTTACCGGCCCAGGACCCACTGT CCTTTTGGTTCTTGATGAGATGGATCAGTTGGACAGCAAGTCTCAAGAGGTGCTGTACACTATCTTCGAATGGCCTTATCTGCCCAAATCTCGCCTCTGTCTTATCG GGATTGCAAACGCATTGGACTTGACCGACCGCATTCTCCCCAGACTGCAGGCCAAACCTCATTGCCGGCCCAAACTGCTTAACTTTCCCCCTTACAGTCATGAGGAGCTCAACGCTATCGTCCAAGACCGAATTGCACAG GTGTCAGGCGAAGGTCTTCTGGATGCAGCAGCTGTTCAGTTCTGTGCAAGGAAAGTCTCAGCAGTGTCCGGAGACGCTCGCAAAGTTCTCGACATCTGCAG GAGAGCAGTGGAGATTGTGGAAGCAAGCGACAGGTCTAAAGCAGCATCCGAAGCTTCAACCAGCCCTAAAG CAGTATCACGGGTGAGCGTTCCTCAGGTGGCCCAGGTTTTGTCTGAGGTGTACGGCGATCGAATGGCGTCCAGGAGCGGAGAGGACGGTGAGAGTTTCCCTCTGCAGCAGAAACTACTGGTGTGCTGCCTGCTTCTAGTTATCCGTAACGGAAAAAGCAAAGACGTTCAGTTGGGAAAA CTGTGTGAAGTGTATAGTAAGCTGTGTAAACAGAGGCAGGTGGGTGGAGCTGGACAGACGGAGTGTTTGTCTCTCTGCAGTTTGCTGGAGAGCAGAGGAATCTTCACACTCAAAAAGGCCAAAGAGGCTCGAATGACTAAA ATCTCTTTGAGGATTGAAGAGCGAGATGTGGAGAACGCTCTCAAGGATCGAACACTCCTGGGCAGCATTTTGGCCGCTGGTCTGCCATGA
- the cdc6 gene encoding cell division control protein 6 homolog isoform X2: MPSTRSQSQPTLQFPRRKSSRLGSRPKVSSENTVDIQATPLSPIKTNVLDSRSIPLSPRSSVLKNTSLSERLPLSPRKRTGDENGCNLPTSMLGSPPKQSRPALCSPRKLSFNENTPVISSPQRPVPSSPKIPLSPVSRPSPKRPQESARFNLLPQTEGKTPVARLFSTKNSGYQSVKQALHTAVPERLLSRETERAAIVSFLKNHVVEAKPSSLYISGAPGTGKTACLNCVLQERKTLLKGIQTVVINCMNLRSSHAIFPLLGEKLGISKGHSEARLAKFLTGPGPTVLLVLDEMDQLDSKSQEVLYTIFEWPYLPKSRLCLIGIANALDLTDRILPRLQAKPHCRPKLLNFPPYSHEELNAIVQDRIAQVSGEGLLDAAAVQFCARKVSAVSGDARKVLDICRRAVEIVEASDRSKAASEASTSPKVSRVSVPQVAQVLSEVYGDRMASRSGEDGESFPLQQKLLVCCLLLVIRNGKSKDVQLGKLCEVYSKLCKQRQVGGAGQTECLSLCSLLESRGIFTLKKAKEARMTKISLRIEERDVENALKDRTLLGSILAAGLP, translated from the exons ATGCCCAGCACCCGCTCACAGAGTCAGCCCACCCTACAGTTCCCCAGGCGGAAGTCGTCCAGATTGGGTTCTCGACCTAAAGTCTCCTCTGAGAACACTGTGGATATACAGGCAACCCCACTGTCTCCAATAAAGACAAATGTGCTGGATTCACGAAGCATCCCCCTTTCTCCTAGGAGCTCGGTGTTGAAAAACACCTCTCTGTCTGAACGGCTTCCTTTGAGTCCTCGCAAGCGCACGg GTGATGAGAATGGATGTAACCTCCCGACCTCTATGCTTGGCTCACCTCCCAAGCAGAGTCGTCCTGCTTTATGCTCTCCCCGTAAACTTTCCTTCAACGAGAACACGCCGGTCATCTCCTCCCCTCAACGTCCCGTCCCGTCCTCACCAAAAATCCCCCTATCTCCTGTTTCCCGTCCATCGCCGAAAAGGCCACAAGAGTCTGCTCGTTTCAATCTACTCCCCCAGACCGAAGGAAAGACCCCTGTTGCTCGGCTCTTCTCTACGAAAA ACTCGGGGTATCAAAGTGTAAAGCAGGCTCTGCACACCGCAGTACCAGAGCGTCTGCTCTCCCGTGAGACGGAGAGAGCCGCCATTGTGTCTTTTCTGAAGAACCACGTGGTGGAAGCAAAACCTTCAAGTCTTTACATCTCTGGGGCTCCTGGCACGGGCAAGACGGCCTGTTTGAACTGTGTCCTCCAAGAGCGGAAG ACTCTGTTGAAAGGAATTCAGACGGTGGTCATCAACTGCATGAATCTGCGAAGCTCTCATGCAATCTTCCCATTGCTGGGTGAAAAACTGGGGATCTCCAAGGGTCACAGTGAAGCTCGGCTAGCGAAATTTCTTACCGGCCCAGGACCCACTGT CCTTTTGGTTCTTGATGAGATGGATCAGTTGGACAGCAAGTCTCAAGAGGTGCTGTACACTATCTTCGAATGGCCTTATCTGCCCAAATCTCGCCTCTGTCTTATCG GGATTGCAAACGCATTGGACTTGACCGACCGCATTCTCCCCAGACTGCAGGCCAAACCTCATTGCCGGCCCAAACTGCTTAACTTTCCCCCTTACAGTCATGAGGAGCTCAACGCTATCGTCCAAGACCGAATTGCACAG GTGTCAGGCGAAGGTCTTCTGGATGCAGCAGCTGTTCAGTTCTGTGCAAGGAAAGTCTCAGCAGTGTCCGGAGACGCTCGCAAAGTTCTCGACATCTGCAG GAGAGCAGTGGAGATTGTGGAAGCAAGCGACAGGTCTAAAGCAGCATCCGAAGCTTCAACCAGCCCTAAAG TATCACGGGTGAGCGTTCCTCAGGTGGCCCAGGTTTTGTCTGAGGTGTACGGCGATCGAATGGCGTCCAGGAGCGGAGAGGACGGTGAGAGTTTCCCTCTGCAGCAGAAACTACTGGTGTGCTGCCTGCTTCTAGTTATCCGTAACGGAAAAAGCAAAGACGTTCAGTTGGGAAAA CTGTGTGAAGTGTATAGTAAGCTGTGTAAACAGAGGCAGGTGGGTGGAGCTGGACAGACGGAGTGTTTGTCTCTCTGCAGTTTGCTGGAGAGCAGAGGAATCTTCACACTCAAAAAGGCCAAAGAGGCTCGAATGACTAAA ATCTCTTTGAGGATTGAAGAGCGAGATGTGGAGAACGCTCTCAAGGATCGAACACTCCTGGGCAGCATTTTGGCCGCTGGTCTGCCATGA